One part of the Halobacteriovorax vibrionivorans genome encodes these proteins:
- a CDS encoding cytochrome-c peroxidase: protein MKAILILTLGLIALGAQADQLDIKLKRYTERFFLKAVKKPQGKKVELYNLGKALFNEKEISGNRNISCADCHMPEFGSGDKLPVGIGEGGKWQGDQRLIGKGHVIPRNSQPLYNLGDENMEHMFWDGRVHYRKDWDVYTTPVEALNGDYPERWDITENLGSALAAQALFPITSHEEMRGVKGSNDIANAKDEEAVWKIVMKRLLNMPKYQKLFKKAYPATPQSELNIGHYAQAMAHFETHEFAAYNTPWDNYLRGDRSALDLKAKRGAVVFMESGSCVSCHVGTLLGGRGFAAVATPQIGPGKNDPRKNDEGRFLVTGREYDRYRFRIPPLRNIALTAPYFHSGAYGTLEDVVDHYRGGLKSIDDYDSSWVLNSFKKNFKKNLFVETNPYMLFKKKDAAHPILKNGEIQINDMQKSDLVYFLKHALTDGVKLK, encoded by the coding sequence ATGAAAGCAATCCTTATCCTCACTCTTGGGCTTATCGCCTTAGGTGCACAGGCCGATCAACTTGATATCAAACTTAAACGCTACACTGAGCGCTTCTTTTTAAAAGCTGTTAAAAAGCCACAAGGTAAGAAAGTAGAGCTTTATAACCTTGGTAAGGCACTTTTTAATGAGAAGGAGATCTCTGGGAATCGTAATATCTCTTGTGCCGACTGCCATATGCCTGAGTTTGGTAGTGGTGATAAATTACCTGTCGGGATCGGTGAAGGTGGAAAGTGGCAAGGTGATCAGCGCTTAATTGGTAAAGGCCATGTGATCCCTCGTAATTCTCAGCCTCTTTATAATCTCGGTGATGAGAATATGGAGCATATGTTTTGGGATGGACGAGTTCATTATCGTAAAGATTGGGATGTTTATACGACTCCTGTTGAAGCTCTTAATGGAGACTATCCAGAACGTTGGGATATTACTGAGAACCTAGGTAGCGCACTTGCTGCACAGGCATTATTTCCAATCACTTCGCATGAAGAAATGAGAGGCGTTAAGGGAAGTAATGATATTGCTAATGCTAAAGATGAAGAAGCAGTTTGGAAGATTGTCATGAAAAGACTTTTGAATATGCCAAAGTATCAAAAGCTTTTCAAAAAAGCTTATCCAGCGACTCCTCAATCAGAACTTAATATTGGTCATTATGCTCAGGCCATGGCCCATTTTGAAACACATGAATTTGCCGCCTACAATACGCCTTGGGATAATTACCTAAGAGGAGACAGAAGTGCACTTGATTTAAAGGCCAAGCGTGGAGCTGTCGTTTTTATGGAATCGGGAAGTTGTGTCTCTTGTCACGTGGGAACTCTTCTTGGTGGGAGAGGTTTTGCTGCTGTTGCTACACCACAAATCGGTCCCGGTAAGAACGATCCTCGTAAGAATGACGAGGGACGCTTTCTTGTGACTGGACGTGAATACGATCGCTATCGTTTTAGAATTCCACCTCTTAGAAATATTGCTCTAACAGCACCATATTTTCATTCAGGAGCTTATGGGACATTAGAAGATGTTGTGGACCATTATCGAGGTGGGCTAAAGTCTATTGATGATTATGATTCATCTTGGGTTCTTAATTCTTTTAAAAAGAACTTCAAAAAGAATCTCTTTGTAGAAACGAATCCTTATATGCTCTTTAAGAAGAAGGATGCGGCCCATCCGATTTTAAAAAATGGAGAAATACAGATCAATGACATGCAAAAAAGTGATTTAGTCTACTTTTTAAAGCATGCTCTTACTGATGGAGTTAAGCTTAAATAG
- the hmpA gene encoding NO-inducible flavohemoprotein — MLSTQTIEIVKSTAPVLEENGVLLTRHFYQKMFENNPEVLPYFNRAHQNRGSQQEALAGAICAYAKNIDNLEALGDAVSLITNKHAALKVEPEHYPIVGVNLLASIKDVLGDAATDEIINAWKEAYFFLADILIDAEKAIYKEQAYEGFKEFKIEKKVKESEVITSFYLKPVDNTKLPGFVAGQYITVRVPFDGITTMRNYSLSDYPTKDLLRISVKKEEGNPDGYVSNYLHSKLSVGDVLEVAAPVGNFTYKKSSKGSVFIAGGVGVTPLLSMTKAALENGEKRIEFIHANKNRSVQAFKTELTNLSEKHENFVPRFFYESSSEKLAENEFEGFITKDFLQKCNFDLASNFYICGPKAFMATMKKHLIALGVNSTNIYIEFFGPLESL, encoded by the coding sequence ATGCTATCTACACAAACTATTGAAATTGTAAAATCAACAGCACCTGTATTAGAAGAGAATGGTGTATTGCTAACAAGGCATTTTTATCAAAAGATGTTTGAGAATAACCCAGAGGTCCTTCCCTATTTTAATCGTGCGCATCAGAACAGAGGTAGTCAGCAAGAAGCATTAGCAGGAGCAATCTGTGCGTATGCTAAAAATATTGATAATCTCGAGGCCCTTGGAGATGCAGTATCTTTAATTACAAATAAGCATGCAGCTTTAAAAGTTGAGCCAGAGCACTATCCAATTGTAGGAGTTAATCTTCTTGCATCAATTAAGGATGTGTTAGGAGATGCGGCCACTGATGAAATTATTAATGCATGGAAAGAAGCATATTTCTTTTTGGCCGATATTTTAATAGATGCTGAAAAAGCTATTTATAAAGAACAAGCTTATGAGGGTTTTAAGGAATTTAAGATTGAAAAGAAAGTTAAGGAGAGTGAGGTTATTACTTCATTTTATTTAAAGCCTGTTGATAATACAAAGCTTCCAGGCTTTGTGGCAGGCCAATATATCACAGTAAGAGTTCCATTTGATGGAATAACGACAATGAGAAATTACAGCTTATCAGATTATCCAACTAAAGATCTTCTTCGAATAAGTGTTAAAAAAGAAGAGGGAAACCCTGATGGATATGTGTCCAATTATTTACATTCCAAACTAAGTGTAGGGGATGTGTTAGAAGTTGCAGCTCCTGTAGGAAATTTCACTTACAAAAAGTCGAGTAAAGGAAGCGTTTTTATAGCAGGTGGAGTCGGTGTAACTCCTCTTTTAAGTATGACCAAAGCAGCACTTGAAAATGGTGAAAAAAGAATCGAATTCATTCATGCAAATAAAAACCGTTCAGTGCAAGCTTTCAAAACTGAATTAACTAATTTAAGTGAAAAACATGAGAATTTTGTACCCCGATTTTTTTATGAAAGTAGTAGTGAAAAACTGGCCGAAAATGAGTTTGAAGGGTTTATTACTAAGGACTTTCTTCAAAAGTGTAATTTTGATTTGGCTTCTAATTTCTATATTTGTGGCCCAAAGGCTTTTATGGCCACGATGAAAAAACATCTTATTGCGCTAGGTGTTAATTCAACTAATATTTATATCGAATTCTTTGGTCCACTAGAGTCACTTTAA
- a CDS encoding Rrf2 family transcriptional regulator, which yields MKLTSYTDYSLRVLIFLSLNHERLCTSSEISETYMISRNHLAKIIHQLSRLGLIESYKGASGGIKLAKEPKEINIGLLIKEIESDFNIVDCFIGDRSKSPCRLTPHCKLKSIMNESLSLFIQNLEKYTLEDIVENREELLSLF from the coding sequence ATGAAATTAACTTCATATACTGACTATTCCCTCAGAGTTTTAATATTCTTAAGCCTAAACCACGAGCGCTTATGTACCTCTAGCGAGATATCAGAAACGTATATGATCTCAAGAAACCATCTTGCAAAAATCATTCACCAGCTCTCACGCCTAGGCCTTATTGAAAGCTACAAAGGGGCCAGTGGCGGCATAAAACTAGCAAAAGAACCAAAAGAAATTAATATTGGTCTATTGATTAAAGAAATTGAATCTGACTTTAATATTGTCGACTGCTTTATTGGCGACAGAAGTAAGTCACCATGTCGACTCACCCCTCACTGTAAACTAAAGTCCATAATGAATGAGTCCTTATCTTTATTTATCCAGAACTTAGAAAAGTACACTCTTGAAGACATCGTTGAAAATCGAGAAGAATTACTTTCGCTTTTCTAA